TTGCCCTGTTGAAATATCGATAATGGATAACCGCCGGTGAGCAAGCCCAATACCTGGTTCTATATGAATGCCCCCTTCATCAGGCCCACGATGAAACTGAGTTTCATTCATCTGATGGAGCAAGGCCTCATTAATAACAGCCGCTGGCTCCTTAACATTAAAAATTCCTGCAATCCCACACATAGCTACATCACCTGTTACAAAACAGTTAACTGCTGATATATTTCTAAATACCGCTGCACCATTACAGTCAAGCTAAATTTTTCCACCACTAGCTGTCTAGCTGCATTTCCATGACGACAGCATAATGCAGGGTCATCAAGATAACATTGTAATGCAGCCTGTAATTGTTGCTGATCTCTCGGGTTAACCAAGATGCCTGTTTGTTGGTTGGCAACCAACTCGACATTACCACCAACATTGGTTGCAATCACCGGTTTGCCTGCAGCCATTGCCTCCAAAACAGTATTAGAAATCCCCTCAGCTAATGAAGGTAATACGAACACGTTAAAGCCACTCAACAACTGTGGTACATCTTGTCTCGCACCAGTAATCCATAACTGATCAGATATTCCCAATAATTGTGCCTGTTGTTTCAGTGCGGCATATTCTGGACCATCTCCAACAATAACCAGTTTAATCTGGAATTGACTATTCTTTTTAATCAGTTCTGCTAATACAGGTAGTAAGCACAATTGGTTTTTTACTGGAGTTAATCGCCCTACCGAGCCAATAATAAAAGTATTGGGAGTTTGAAAAGGCTCAGGGTAACTTTTTCTATTGCAACCGGGACTAAACCGATCAGTATCAACACCATTACACAATAACGCAACATTTGCTGGTTTAACTTTTATTTTATCAATTAAATAGTTTTTACTTTCTTCAGAAAGTGCAATAAAAAATTTAACAAAAGGACGGATTAATCTTCTTATCCACTGATATTTTTTATTAATGCCACCCAAATCATTCATATCCCAACCATGCTCTCCATGAATTCTCACAGGCACTCTTGCTAACCAGGCTACCCAGTGGCCTTCTACGGTAGCAAGATTACGGGTATGAAATATCTGTGGGCGCAACTGCCTTAATACTTGATATAAACGAACGAACCATCGCCAATCCTGGCCAGGCTGTTTATGCAAAGAAACAATTTCCACATCTTGCCGAGAAATTCGTGTGGCAAAATCAGTAAAGTCAGTAAGACAAATAATGACATGACGAAAGCCATCTTCAGGCATGTGATTGATAAGATTCACTAGCCCATTTTCCAACCCACCAACATCCAGCTTATAGATTAAGTGAGCAATTAACGGAGGCTGCTGATACGACTGATTTGTCATACTTATTTAAACTATTTTCAAAATCACTGATTTGGCGTAACAGCCGCAACTATTGATGGATAAGCTTCTTGTAAAAACTTCAATAAAAACGCCCTAGCTTCTTCTGGTTTAAACTCGAATTGAGCAGATAAAGCAATAAAGCTACCTCCTGCAGGACGATTTAACACCTTAGCTAAAGTCTGTTGGAACTTAGCCCGATACTGATCACTTTGAGTAGTGTTATTAACAAAATACCAGCTCCACACCAAACGTTGTTGGAAATGTGATTCCAGCTGATACTCTTTGAGAAAAATAGTTGTTTCGCCAACCTGCAATTGCCTGGCGTGACTATTAAGTAATTTCCATGAATCTTCATTAAATACTTTATTGGCAAAACTAACTAGCTCGATGTTTTCCTGCTCTTTTGGATAATGGGCAATAAACAGTTCTAATTGGTGTTTACCCTCTCGCCAAGCTTGTTTTAGCTGCTGTTGAGCACTAAAAGTTGGCGTCCATTCTGAACTAAAGGGTGCTGATAGCCAGTTAGCAGGATTATCAACCTTTAATGACACTGGTTGAGCGGCTGGTATTGGCTTAAATGCAGCCCATAAAGGCAGTAAGACTACAGCGACTAACACGGTTAAAATAGTTAATGGTTTTGTCACAACATTTTCATTGCTTGCGGCTTGCTGATCAGGCTTTGTCAGGTTACTCATATCATCAGCAAATTTAGAGCCCAACCAAAATAACAACATCATAACAATACCGAAGAAAACCCAACCATACAGTAAATGATCAGCGCCTGTGGCATATTCCATGTTAGAGTAATAAGCAATTAAAATGATACCAAAAGCCCGAATGCCATTGGCAATTACTGGAATAATGATACTAAGTGCAAATACTGCCAGGCGTTTCTTCAAGCTGGTATAACTGATGTAGGCATAAAAAGTGCCTAACGCCATGGAGGCGATTAAATAAC
This genomic interval from Spartinivicinus ruber contains the following:
- a CDS encoding TIGR03088 family PEP-CTERM/XrtA system glycosyltransferase, producing MTNQSYQQPPLIAHLIYKLDVGGLENGLVNLINHMPEDGFRHVIICLTDFTDFATRISRQDVEIVSLHKQPGQDWRWFVRLYQVLRQLRPQIFHTRNLATVEGHWVAWLARVPVRIHGEHGWDMNDLGGINKKYQWIRRLIRPFVKFFIALSEESKNYLIDKIKVKPANVALLCNGVDTDRFSPGCNRKSYPEPFQTPNTFIIGSVGRLTPVKNQLCLLPVLAELIKKNSQFQIKLVIVGDGPEYAALKQQAQLLGISDQLWITGARQDVPQLLSGFNVFVLPSLAEGISNTVLEAMAAGKPVIATNVGGNVELVANQQTGILVNPRDQQQLQAALQCYLDDPALCCRHGNAARQLVVEKFSLTVMVQRYLEIYQQLTVL
- the xrtA gene encoding exosortase A gives rise to the protein MQVSVMTTPTDSKRPLYWLAVALLVWLVAYFPTLHAMVTVWLNSATYAHGLLIVPMSLFLLWQKRNQLNWQQIQPSWLPLFPLLMLSVIWFIANVSGINVIQQLAVVLMIPLLVWACLGTTITRQIVFPLGYLLFAVPMGSGIVPYLQEITAWFCVWGLKLVGIPVFWEGLYITIPSGEFLVAEACSGIRYLIASMALGTFYAYISYTSLKKRLAVFALSIIIPVIANGIRAFGIILIAYYSNMEYATGADHLLYGWVFFGIVMMLLFWLGSKFADDMSNLTKPDQQAASNENVVTKPLTILTVLVAVVLLPLWAAFKPIPAAQPVSLKVDNPANWLSAPFSSEWTPTFSAQQQLKQAWREGKHQLELFIAHYPKEQENIELVSFANKVFNEDSWKLLNSHARQLQVGETTIFLKEYQLESHFQQRLVWSWYFVNNTTQSDQYRAKFQQTLAKVLNRPAGGSFIALSAQFEFKPEEARAFLLKFLQEAYPSIVAAVTPNQ